The proteins below are encoded in one region of Paenarthrobacter ilicis:
- a CDS encoding DUF6228 family protein, with translation MSEISIGHKGTLHLCIDDRKRNSDGTSDYLTVTADLDGLRAETEIYDVDGFWHLLSYFEELETNWRGWDGLKEFNSLEHDFRLSAKHVGHLRVFIELAAPDRLDPWAANGEFVLDPGEELTTAVEALRTLLGAR, from the coding sequence ATGAGTGAGATTTCCATCGGCCATAAGGGGACTCTCCACCTCTGCATCGATGATCGAAAGCGAAACTCTGACGGTACTTCCGACTACCTCACGGTCACAGCAGATCTCGACGGGCTTCGCGCCGAAACAGAGATCTACGACGTCGATGGATTCTGGCACCTTCTTTCCTACTTTGAGGAACTTGAAACCAATTGGCGCGGGTGGGATGGCCTCAAAGAATTTAATTCACTGGAACACGACTTCCGACTCTCAGCGAAACACGTGGGGCACTTACGCGTATTCATCGAGTTAGCCGCCCCAGACCGGCTGGATCCTTGGGCGGCCAATGGTGAGTTCGTCCTGGATCCCGGCGAGGAGCTGACGACTGCTGTGGAAGCACTTAGAACCTTATTAGGAGCGCGGTAG